One window of the Peptacetobacter hiranonis genome contains the following:
- a CDS encoding ABC-F family ATP-binding cassette domain-containing protein, with protein sequence MNLITFENICKSYSEKKLIENLSFGINDGEKIGLIGVNGTGKSTLLKIVAGAEEIDSGKITKANRVRIEYLPQSPDYDENATVLEQVFKAESKELNLLGRYQDLLKKLEKEYSDKTNEELIKVQEQIDTMNLWDLENDAKAVLTKLGIDNFDQKVSELSGGQKKRISLASALITPCELLVLDEPTNHLDSDTIDWLEEYLNSRKGSLLMITHDRYFLDRVTNRILELDKGRLFSYEGNYTLFLEKKMERLQLESSMEDKRQNLIRNELKWVKRGARARTTKQKARLQRFDELVNREVIKEDEKIDISVASSRLGKKIIEIKNISKSFDGKKVIDDLEYTLARTDRIGIVGKNGLGKSTLINILNGKLQPDSGTIEIGETVKIGCFSQDDSHMDPSMKAIDYIKEESDYITTADGTKITASMMCERFLFNGTLQHTMIEKLSGGERRRLHLLRVLMGAPNVLLLDEPTNDLDIETLSRLEDYLDEFDGVVITVSHDRYFLDRICNKIFAYEGNGRIFIFTGNYSDYTIFREIQGIEFEDDKPEKVVEPKKEKEKPKSDKKTKFSYKEQKEYDSIDSDIEQLEKKIAALEESTAVYATDFTKLQEIMNEKAELEKELEYKYERWEYLNELAESFQ encoded by the coding sequence ATGAATTTAATTACATTTGAAAATATATGCAAAAGTTATTCAGAAAAGAAATTAATAGAAAATCTTTCTTTTGGTATAAATGACGGTGAAAAAATTGGTCTTATCGGTGTAAATGGGACTGGTAAGTCTACTCTTTTAAAAATTGTAGCTGGAGCTGAAGAGATAGATAGTGGAAAAATAACAAAAGCAAATAGAGTTAGAATCGAGTATTTACCACAGAGCCCTGACTATGACGAAAATGCAACTGTTCTTGAACAGGTTTTTAAGGCTGAATCAAAAGAGCTTAATCTTCTTGGTAGATATCAAGATTTATTAAAAAAATTAGAAAAGGAATACTCTGATAAAACAAATGAAGAACTTATAAAAGTTCAGGAACAGATAGATACAATGAATCTTTGGGATTTAGAAAATGATGCTAAAGCTGTACTTACAAAGCTTGGAATAGATAACTTTGACCAGAAAGTATCTGAACTTTCAGGTGGTCAGAAAAAGAGAATTTCTCTAGCATCTGCACTTATAACACCTTGTGAGCTTCTAGTTCTTGACGAGCCTACCAACCACTTAGACAGTGATACAATAGACTGGCTTGAGGAATATCTAAACTCTAGAAAGGGATCTCTATTAATGATTACACACGATAGATACTTCCTTGATAGAGTTACAAACAGAATTCTTGAGCTAGACAAAGGTAGACTGTTTAGCTATGAAGGGAACTATACTTTATTCTTAGAGAAAAAAATGGAGAGACTTCAGCTTGAGTCTAGTATGGAAGATAAGAGGCAGAATCTTATCAGAAATGAGCTTAAATGGGTTAAAAGAGGTGCTAGAGCTAGAACAACTAAACAGAAAGCTAGACTTCAGAGATTTGATGAGCTTGTTAATCGTGAAGTTATAAAAGAAGACGAAAAAATAGATATCTCTGTAGCATCAAGCAGACTTGGTAAAAAAATAATCGAAATAAAAAATATATCTAAAAGTTTCGATGGTAAAAAAGTTATCGACGATTTAGAATACACTCTTGCCAGAACAGATAGAATTGGTATTGTAGGTAAAAATGGACTTGGTAAATCTACCCTTATAAATATTTTAAATGGTAAATTACAGCCAGATAGCGGTACTATTGAAATAGGTGAAACTGTAAAAATAGGTTGCTTCTCTCAGGACGACTCTCATATGGATCCTAGTATGAAGGCCATAGATTATATCAAAGAAGAAAGTGACTATATAACAACTGCTGATGGAACTAAAATCACAGCATCTATGATGTGTGAAAGATTCTTATTCAATGGCACTCTTCAGCACACTATGATAGAAAAATTATCTGGTGGTGAAAGAAGAAGACTTCATCTATTGAGAGTTCTTATGGGTGCTCCAAATGTACTTCTTCTTGACGAACCTACAAATGACCTTGATATAGAAACACTTAGCAGATTAGAAGACTATCTTGATGAATTCGACGGTGTTGTAATAACTGTTTCACATGATAGATATTTCTTAGATAGAATATGTAATAAGATTTTTGCCTATGAAGGAAATGGTAGAATCTTTATTTTTACAGGTAACTACAGCGATTATACTATTTTTAGAGAAATTCAGGGAATTGAATTTGAAGACGATAAACCAGAAAAAGTTGTTGAGCCTAAGAAAGAAAAAGAGAAACCAAAGTCTGATAAAAAGACTAAGTTCTCTTATAAAGAACAGAAGGAATATGATTCTATTGATTCTGATATAGAGCAATTAGAAAAGAAAATCGCTGCACTTGAGGAAAGTACTGCAGTTTATGCTACTGACTTCACAAAACTTCAGGAAATAATGAATGAAAAAGCAGAATTAGAAAAAGAACTTGAATATAAATATGAACGCTGGGAATACTTAAATGAATTAGCAGAAAGCTTCCAGTAA
- a CDS encoding IS256 family transposase, with protein MGRKKREPLNPEKKNIIAELIKTYEIKTAQDIQDALKDLLGDTIQEMLESEMNEHLGYEKYERGENTNSRNGYKTKRVRSGMGEYEIDVPQDRDSSFEPQIVKKRQKDISEIEQKIINMYALGMSNRDITSQIEDIYGFELSEGMISDVTDKIIPKIEEWKYRPLESVYPVVYIDAIHFSVKENGSVKKKAVYVILGISSEGYKEILGLYIGDTESSKYWFSVLNELKNRGVRDILIVCADGLSGIKEAISSAFPNTEYQRCIVHQVRNTLKYVSYKDRKEFANDLKTIYHAINEEQALANLERTSEKWNEKYPNSMKSWFSNWDSIIPIFKFSPETRKVIYTTNAIESVNSQLRKINKKRTVFPNKISLEKSLYLSVEKISKKWSMPIRNWGYIYGELSIMYEDRL; from the coding sequence ATGGGCAGAAAGAAAAGAGAACCATTAAATCCAGAAAAGAAAAATATAATAGCGGAGCTAATTAAAACATATGAAATTAAAACCGCTCAAGACATTCAGGATGCACTTAAAGATCTTTTAGGTGATACTATTCAAGAGATGCTTGAATCTGAAATGAATGAGCATCTTGGGTATGAAAAATATGAACGTGGTGAAAATACTAACTCAAGAAATGGATATAAAACAAAAAGGGTAAGATCTGGAATGGGAGAATATGAGATTGATGTTCCTCAAGATAGAGATTCTTCTTTCGAACCTCAAATTGTCAAAAAAAGACAAAAGGATATTTCTGAAATAGAGCAAAAGATAATAAATATGTATGCTTTAGGCATGAGTAATAGAGATATAACTTCTCAAATAGAGGATATTTATGGATTTGAACTATCTGAAGGAATGATTTCAGATGTAACTGATAAAATAATACCTAAAATCGAAGAATGGAAATATAGACCTCTTGAAAGTGTATATCCTGTTGTATATATAGATGCTATCCATTTCTCTGTTAAAGAAAATGGTTCTGTTAAGAAAAAAGCTGTCTATGTAATTCTTGGTATAAGTTCCGAAGGATACAAAGAAATTCTAGGATTGTATATTGGAGATACTGAAAGCTCTAAGTATTGGTTTTCTGTGCTAAATGAATTAAAAAATAGAGGTGTAAGAGATATTTTAATCGTTTGTGCTGATGGACTATCAGGAATAAAAGAAGCGATAAGCTCCGCTTTTCCAAATACTGAATATCAAAGATGTATTGTTCATCAAGTTAGAAATACATTAAAATATGTATCATACAAAGATAGAAAGGAATTTGCTAATGATTTAAAAACAATATATCATGCCATTAATGAAGAACAGGCTCTAGCTAATTTAGAACGTACTTCAGAAAAATGGAATGAAAAATATCCAAATTCTATGAAATCTTGGTTTAGTAACTGGGATTCAATTATACCGATATTTAAATTTTCACCAGAAACTAGAAAGGTAATTTATACTACAAATGCCATTGAAAGTGTAAATTCGCAGCTTAGAAAAATAAATAAAAAAAGAACTGTTTTTCCAAACAAGATTTCCTTAGAAAAATCACTATATCTATCAGTTGAAAAAATAAGCAAAAAATGGAGTATGCCTATTAGAAACTGGGGATATATTTATGGAGAACTTTCAATAATGTATGAAGATAGATTGTAA
- a CDS encoding C39 family peptidase yields MKKLKIGKESWIFLIAICVSFCFIGGNYLYKKNLEEARIKAKIERSKEEAQKAEEAKVEEIPKDISDTKVIKYLKEFQKRAKSDKRYNEVIKNSKEYQPDVLKLLYNNKETLDFVLSKSSLKMPSIFVKIDEKCGNGVIPMLQQWDPKWGWYNYGENIIALNGCGPTSLAMVITGLTGNDGINPMEIAKYSDDNGYHEKAGTNWDLMTDVTEQYGVKGSRIDITKESFENELNNGKPIICSVSKGYFTDEGHFIVIAGIKDGKLIIHDPNSIEKSKKLWEFDKIKNQIKAAWSYSLE; encoded by the coding sequence ATGAAGAAGTTGAAGATTGGCAAAGAGAGTTGGATATTTTTAATTGCTATCTGTGTAAGCTTTTGTTTTATAGGAGGCAATTATTTATATAAGAAAAATCTTGAAGAGGCGAGGATTAAAGCAAAAATAGAAAGAAGTAAGGAAGAGGCCCAAAAGGCTGAAGAAGCTAAGGTAGAGGAGATACCTAAAGATATATCAGATACTAAGGTTATAAAATATTTAAAAGAATTTCAAAAAAGAGCAAAGAGCGATAAAAGATATAACGAAGTTATTAAAAATTCAAAAGAATATCAACCCGATGTCTTGAAACTATTATACAATAACAAAGAAACACTAGACTTTGTGCTTAGCAAATCATCTCTAAAAATGCCGAGCATATTTGTAAAAATAGATGAAAAATGTGGAAATGGAGTAATACCAATGCTTCAGCAATGGGATCCAAAATGGGGATGGTATAATTATGGAGAAAATATAATTGCTCTAAATGGATGTGGACCTACATCTCTAGCAATGGTAATAACTGGACTTACAGGAAATGACGGTATAAATCCGATGGAAATAGCAAAGTATAGTGATGACAATGGATATCACGAAAAAGCTGGAACAAACTGGGATTTAATGACAGATGTAACAGAACAATACGGTGTAAAAGGTAGTAGAATCGATATAACAAAAGAATCATTTGAAAATGAGTTAAACAATGGAAAACCTATAATATGCAGTGTATCAAAAGGATACTTCACGGATGAAGGACACTTCATAGTAATAGCAGGAATAAAAGACGGAAAACTTATAATACACGACCCAAACAGCATAGAAAAAAGCAAAAAACTATGGGAATTTGACAAAATAAAAAATCAAATAAAAGCAGCTTGGAGCTACTCACTTGAATAG
- a CDS encoding C39 family peptidase — translation MKKKRKLKKSVKIIIGVVALILIASYLKGPSESNVAFTPVGDTTKYVEEFQKRAKDDERYNNVIQNIESYPEDVIKLLYSNGETLDFVLSKDNFKKPAFLINIDEDCGDGKIPRLQQWDPKWGWREYGNNVIAINGCGPTALSMVVSGLTGDKDITPIKIAKYSDKHGFHEAAGTNWNLMVEGARKYGVKGWAIDNTKSSFESALKNGNPVICSMGPGNFTSEGHFIVIAGIKDGKLVIHDPNNIARSEKLWNYNDIKLQIKAAWAYSLD, via the coding sequence ATGAAAAAGAAAAGAAAACTTAAAAAAAGTGTTAAGATAATAATTGGAGTAGTAGCATTGATACTAATAGCATCATATCTAAAAGGACCAAGTGAGAGTAATGTAGCTTTTACCCCAGTTGGAGATACTACAAAATATGTAGAAGAATTTCAGAAGAGAGCAAAAGACGATGAGAGATATAACAATGTTATACAAAATATAGAAAGTTACCCAGAGGATGTAATAAAATTATTGTATTCTAATGGAGAAACATTAGATTTTGTATTGAGCAAGGATAATTTTAAAAAGCCAGCATTTTTAATAAATATAGATGAAGATTGTGGCGATGGCAAAATACCAAGACTTCAGCAATGGGATCCAAAATGGGGTTGGAGAGAATATGGAAATAATGTAATTGCGATAAATGGATGTGGTCCAACAGCGTTATCAATGGTTGTATCTGGGCTTACTGGCGATAAAGATATAACACCTATAAAAATAGCTAAATATAGTGACAAACATGGATTTCACGAAGCAGCTGGAACAAATTGGAACCTTATGGTAGAAGGTGCAAGAAAATATGGGGTTAAAGGTTGGGCAATAGATAATACAAAATCTAGTTTTGAAAGTGCATTAAAAAATGGCAATCCTGTAATTTGTAGTATGGGACCAGGAAATTTTACAAGTGAAGGACATTTTATTGTAATTGCTGGTATTAAAGATGGAAAACTCGTAATACACGATCCTAATAATATAGCTAGAAGTGAAAAACTATGGAACTATAATGACATAAAATTGCAAATAAAAGCAGCTTGGGCGTATTCACTTGATTAA
- a CDS encoding amino acid adenylation domain-containing protein — protein sequence METTEKKMSASSERIKRAALHWTNLLEGYNNMAKIPADYFNKEVNGIISKEKIVINEDKYARLKKFSEKQGINITDIIELIYGLILQEYTFERDVMFGSTMNIIPVRITTEEKETFVDALKTFVNQKNISKEYLTYMLSEIEKNSPLDKKLINTIFVSGNVDMYAKDMIDDLMRLKGYEFAVDMVAGEGTLVIRAKYMPSKYSKDTAERVLSMFETVISQIVENEKIEMKDIRFVSREEEEEIFEEFNMSCKKRPPDMTFMDGFYEQVKKTPDNIAISDEKTSMTYRELDIVTERFAGYLNSIGIKREDTVAVILPRNIGVIIAAISIMKAGAAVFPIDISNPSVRMSYLLEDSEAKVIITSKKLENQLPKTDKKLLFIENESMFNTDIPITEYVYPDNCAYRISTSGSTGRPKCMSIEHRSLMNMCMYAIDYINADENDICGVYLSFSFDAAVKQIFPYLLCGASVDIIPETARANEYTVNEYCEKKGITILAVPTIFAKRFIKNCDNKYLRVLQSGGDKLKGYKERNYKIYNEYGPAEFTVLATSFYVDKEYEKIPIGKPIYNTYAYIFDMNGNICPIGVPGELCLSGIQISRGYMHKEELTKEKFVENPFAFDKYTRFMYKTGDLAKWLEDGNIDCIGRMDSQVKIKGIRVEIYEIENEINNIPEIKSSVCIARPDEKGELYLKAFYVSDEEVDPKKVKNYLQMSLPPYMVPEYIMQIDKIPVTPIGKVNKKKLPKENIPV from the coding sequence ATGGAAACTACAGAAAAAAAGATGTCTGCTAGCTCTGAAAGAATAAAAAGAGCTGCACTTCATTGGACAAATCTGCTTGAAGGATATAATAATATGGCAAAAATCCCAGCAGACTACTTCAATAAAGAAGTAAACGGTATTATATCTAAAGAAAAAATAGTAATCAATGAGGATAAATATGCTAGACTTAAAAAGTTTTCTGAAAAACAGGGGATAAATATAACAGATATAATAGAGTTAATATATGGTTTGATTTTACAAGAATATACATTTGAAAGAGATGTTATGTTTGGGAGTACTATGAATATAATTCCAGTGAGAATTACAACTGAGGAAAAAGAAACTTTTGTAGATGCACTTAAAACATTTGTAAATCAGAAGAATATATCAAAAGAATATTTGACATATATGCTATCGGAAATAGAAAAAAATAGCCCATTGGATAAAAAATTGATAAATACAATTTTTGTTAGTGGAAATGTAGATATGTATGCAAAAGATATGATTGACGACCTTATGCGACTTAAAGGGTATGAGTTTGCTGTAGATATGGTAGCCGGAGAGGGGACCCTGGTTATAAGAGCTAAGTATATGCCTTCTAAATACAGCAAAGATACTGCTGAACGAGTTTTATCTATGTTTGAAACAGTTATTTCTCAGATAGTAGAAAATGAAAAAATAGAAATGAAAGACATAAGATTTGTATCTAGGGAAGAGGAAGAAGAAATATTTGAAGAGTTTAATATGAGTTGTAAAAAAAGACCACCAGATATGACATTTATGGATGGTTTTTATGAGCAAGTCAAGAAAACTCCAGATAATATAGCTATTAGTGATGAAAAAACATCTATGACTTATAGAGAGCTAGATATTGTAACAGAGAGATTTGCTGGATATTTAAATAGCATTGGTATAAAAAGAGAAGATACAGTTGCAGTTATTCTACCTAGAAATATTGGTGTAATAATTGCAGCAATAAGTATAATGAAAGCAGGAGCTGCGGTATTTCCAATAGATATAAGTAATCCATCTGTTAGAATGTCATATCTTTTAGAGGATAGTGAGGCAAAAGTAATAATAACTTCTAAAAAATTAGAAAATCAACTTCCTAAAACAGATAAAAAACTATTATTTATAGAAAATGAGTCTATGTTCAATACAGATATTCCAATAACAGAGTACGTGTACCCTGATAACTGTGCATATAGAATATCTACATCAGGATCTACAGGTAGACCAAAGTGTATGTCTATAGAGCATAGAAGTCTTATGAATATGTGTATGTACGCTATAGATTATATAAACGCAGATGAAAATGATATTTGTGGAGTTTATCTAAGTTTTAGTTTTGATGCAGCAGTTAAACAGATATTCCCATATTTGCTTTGTGGGGCATCAGTGGATATAATTCCAGAAACCGCAAGAGCAAATGAATATACAGTAAATGAGTACTGTGAAAAGAAGGGGATAACGATTTTAGCAGTTCCAACTATATTCGCAAAAAGATTTATTAAAAATTGTGATAACAAGTATTTAAGAGTATTGCAATCTGGAGGAGATAAGCTAAAAGGATATAAAGAAAGAAATTACAAGATATATAATGAATATGGTCCAGCAGAATTTACTGTACTTGCGACTTCATTCTATGTAGATAAAGAGTACGAAAAGATTCCAATAGGTAAACCAATTTACAATACTTATGCGTATATATTTGATATGAATGGAAATATATGTCCAATAGGTGTTCCTGGAGAGCTATGTCTTTCTGGAATACAGATATCTAGGGGATATATGCATAAGGAAGAGCTTACAAAGGAAAAATTTGTAGAAAATCCATTTGCATTTGATAAGTACACTAGATTTATGTACAAAACAGGAGATCTTGCTAAATGGTTAGAGGATGGAAATATTGACTGCATAGGAAGAATGGATAGTCAGGTTAAGATAAAAGGCATAAGGGTTGAGATATACGAAATTGAGAATGAAATAAATAACATTCCAGAAATAAAAAGCTCTGTTTGTATAGCTAGACCAGACGAAAAAGGAGAACTTTACTTAAAGGCATTTTATGTATCTGATGAAGAAGTGGATCCTAAAAAAGTAAAAAACTACCTTCAAATGTCTTTACCACCTTATATGGTTCCTGAATATATAATGCAGATAGATAAGATACCAGTTACTCCAATAGGAAAGGTAAATAAAAAGAAACTTCCTAAGGAAAATATACCAGTATAA
- a CDS encoding DUF3867 domain-containing protein: MSEIIDFNELKNKVKESDVDKFEDYMYSLYTDVASGKLSMAGFSRKMMDYMRENNISQEKFYKIQQKFMERYGIDTKEMDDQLKKFGLDPEKINGISSSNPSQESVDRYTKASGFYDKYSHKIKIKSNITSYIKNDLNDLEIIIEEDKVILCSDKKIDLSDRELNEFLSSYRNMFDKTIRVVLCETTKKYDYK, translated from the coding sequence ATGTCTGAAATAATAGATTTTAATGAATTAAAAAATAAAGTAAAAGAATCTGACGTAGATAAATTTGAAGATTATATGTACAGCCTTTATACTGATGTTGCTAGTGGCAAACTAAGCATGGCTGGATTTTCAAGAAAAATGATGGACTATATGAGAGAAAATAACATATCTCAAGAAAAATTCTATAAAATACAGCAGAAATTTATGGAAAGATATGGAATAGACACAAAAGAAATGGATGACCAGCTTAAAAAATTTGGATTAGACCCAGAAAAAATAAATGGTATCAGTTCTTCAAATCCATCTCAGGAAAGTGTAGATCGGTATACTAAAGCATCTGGATTTTATGATAAATACAGTCATAAAATAAAAATAAAAAGTAATATAACATCGTACATAAAAAATGATTTAAATGATTTAGAAATCATAATAGAAGAAGATAAAGTTATACTTTGCAGTGATAAGAAAATAGACTTATCAGATAGAGAGCTTAATGAATTCCTTAGCTCATACAGAAATATGTTTGATAAAACAATAAGAGTAGTTCTTTGCGAAACTACTAAAAAATATGACTATAAATAA
- a CDS encoding YrvL family regulatory protein, translated as MLITLIIVMAISFGIIYAVTTFVGIGLMTLIGFEYNSIPAVFLFFFIFVCFTIPLDFISTSILDFVHFKGRIPESFYKILEFLVEFILVLLGLLVVDSIMKSISIPFRTKVLFSVLLYVFTSSVEYLFLKEKN; from the coding sequence ATGCTAATAACATTGATTATAGTTATGGCAATTTCATTTGGTATTATTTATGCTGTAACTACTTTTGTTGGTATTGGTCTAATGACTTTAATCGGATTTGAATACAATTCTATTCCAGCGGTATTTTTATTCTTCTTTATTTTTGTATGTTTTACTATACCGTTAGATTTTATTAGTACATCTATATTAGATTTTGTACATTTTAAAGGTCGTATTCCCGAATCTTTTTATAAGATTTTAGAATTTTTAGTAGAGTTTATTTTGGTTTTATTGGGATTATTGGTTGTAGATAGTATTATGAAATCTATTTCTATTCCTTTTAGGACTAAAGTTTTATTCTCTGTGTTATTATATGTATTTACTTCTTCAGTAGAGTATTTATTCTTAAAAGAAAAAAATTAA
- a CDS encoding double-cubane-cluster-containing anaerobic reductase: MTTVGLPEQFENWGEARRNGFLAIKKLKDEGKRVVGAYCTFTPTEIILAAGAISVGLCGVSEEPIPEAEKILPRNLCPMVKSSYGHAITDTCPYFYFSDIVAAETTCDGKKKMYEQMAKVKPTHIMHLPNLVDEAGIKLWAGEIKRFKERLEEFYGITITEDDIRAAIKDKNEERALLMEYFKLGALNPPPMSGMDIHRVLYQTQFKFDRPAMKAELRKLIDDIKADYASKEHEKTNRPRILITGSPIAGAINKIAPAIEEAGGDVVVYENCGGPRSNRWLVDEENPDVYEAIAEAYLKIGCSCMMNNDRRIELLDELIDEFQIDGVIDISLTACHTFTVESARIKEFVTKEKGISFLALETDYSQSDSEQLKTRFEAFIEML, encoded by the coding sequence ATGACAACAGTAGGACTTCCAGAACAGTTTGAAAACTGGGGAGAAGCTAGAAGAAACGGTTTCTTAGCAATAAAAAAATTAAAAGATGAAGGTAAAAGAGTAGTTGGTGCATATTGTACATTTACTCCAACAGAAATAATATTAGCTGCAGGAGCAATATCAGTAGGTCTTTGTGGTGTTAGTGAAGAACCTATACCAGAAGCTGAAAAAATATTACCAAGAAACCTATGTCCAATGGTTAAATCAAGTTATGGTCATGCTATAACAGATACATGTCCATACTTCTATTTCAGTGATATAGTAGCTGCAGAAACAACTTGTGATGGTAAAAAGAAAATGTATGAACAGATGGCAAAAGTTAAGCCAACTCATATAATGCATCTTCCTAACCTAGTTGATGAAGCAGGTATAAAACTATGGGCTGGAGAAATAAAAAGATTTAAAGAAAGATTAGAAGAATTCTATGGAATAACAATAACTGAAGATGATATAAGAGCAGCTATAAAAGATAAAAATGAAGAAAGAGCTTTATTAATGGAATACTTCAAACTAGGAGCTCTTAATCCACCTCCAATGAGTGGAATGGATATACACAGAGTTTTATATCAGACTCAGTTCAAATTTGACAGACCAGCTATGAAAGCTGAGCTTAGAAAATTAATAGATGATATAAAAGCAGATTATGCTTCAAAGGAACATGAAAAAACAAATAGACCAAGAATACTTATAACTGGTTCTCCAATAGCAGGTGCTATAAATAAAATAGCTCCAGCAATAGAAGAAGCTGGTGGAGATGTTGTTGTTTACGAAAACTGTGGTGGTCCAAGATCAAACAGATGGTTAGTAGACGAAGAAAATCCAGATGTATACGAAGCTATAGCAGAAGCATACTTAAAGATAGGTTGCTCATGCATGATGAATAACGACAGAAGAATAGAATTACTTGATGAATTAATAGATGAATTCCAGATAGATGGTGTTATAGACATATCTCTAACTGCTTGCCATACTTTCACAGTTGAAAGTGCAAGAATAAAAGAATTTGTTACTAAAGAAAAAGGAATATCATTCTTAGCATTAGAAACTGATTACTCTCAGTCAGACAGTGAACAGTTAAAAACTAGATTTGAAGCATTCATAGAAATGTTATAA
- a CDS encoding cell wall-binding repeat-containing protein, with the protein MNLKKTMTICLASTMAAGSLVPAMAAEKEIIEGKNIYETAGLIADKQNYSTAILVNLDNSIADGLSASGLSGAANAPILLTKKDSIPTETMQRLKNVNKVYIIGLEAAVSKSVENTLKDKGISVERLGGSDRNNTSYSVANKISQLKNITSIALTNGVKGEADSISIASTAARDGMPVILTNGKNVEYNTKNVTTYAIGGTSVISDKLVKSTNAIRLGGSDRYKTNKIILDKFYPNAKEYYVADGYDLKNALVGSTLAKDAPLMLVSKGSDKSVFKGANKISKIGTLSSSIFEDCLRRASSSSSSTNVSSGLSILSKPTSTYEQCKKWAESKNASDLFMEILPILYNTAVENGVDPTLVVAQCAKETGYCKFGGVLDASFKNPCGLKTPGGGGDKDKNAHTRFDSWEDGVLAQVQHLALYAGKEGYPLSNPKDPRHFADLFGKCKTVKSLSNNWAGSGYGEDLEKMMKDIMSK; encoded by the coding sequence ATGAATTTAAAAAAGACTATGACAATATGTTTAGCATCAACAATGGCAGCAGGAAGTTTAGTTCCAGCAATGGCAGCGGAAAAGGAAATAATAGAGGGGAAAAATATATACGAAACAGCAGGGCTAATAGCAGATAAGCAAAATTATAGCACTGCAATATTAGTTAATTTAGATAATTCTATAGCAGATGGTCTATCTGCAAGTGGTTTGTCTGGTGCAGCAAATGCACCAATACTTCTTACAAAGAAGGATAGTATACCTACAGAAACAATGCAAAGATTAAAAAATGTAAATAAAGTATATATAATAGGACTTGAAGCAGCTGTATCAAAATCAGTAGAAAATACTTTAAAAGATAAAGGTATAAGTGTAGAAAGATTAGGTGGTTCTGATAGGAACAATACTAGCTACAGTGTAGCTAATAAAATATCTCAGTTAAAAAATATAACATCAATAGCTCTTACAAATGGTGTAAAGGGTGAAGCAGATAGTATAAGCATTGCATCTACAGCGGCAAGAGATGGTATGCCAGTTATACTTACAAATGGTAAAAATGTAGAATACAATACTAAAAATGTAACAACATATGCAATAGGAGGTACTAGTGTTATATCTGATAAATTAGTAAAATCTACAAATGCCATAAGATTAGGTGGATCAGATAGATATAAGACTAATAAAATAATACTAGATAAGTTCTATCCAAATGCTAAAGAATACTATGTTGCAGATGGATATGATTTAAAAAATGCACTAGTTGGATCAACTCTTGCAAAAGATGCTCCATTAATGCTTGTGTCTAAAGGATCTGATAAATCAGTGTTCAAAGGAGCAAATAAAATATCAAAAATAGGGACTCTTAGTTCTAGTATATTTGAGGACTGTTTAAGACGGGCTAGCTCAAGTAGTTCTAGTACTAATGTATCTAGTGGATTAAGTATACTTTCAAAACCAACATCAACATATGAACAGTGTAAAAAATGGGCAGAAAGCAAAAATGCATCTGATTTATTTATGGAAATACTTCCTATATTATATAATACAGCGGTAGAAAATGGTGTAGACCCTACATTAGTTGTTGCACAGTGTGCAAAAGAAACTGGATACTGTAAATTTGGTGGGGTACTAGATGCTTCATTTAAAAATCCTTGTGGATTAAAAACTCCTGGTGGTGGAGGAGATAAGGATAAAAATGCCCACACTAGATTTGATAGTTGGGAGGATGGTGTATTAGCACAGGTACAGCATTTAGCACTATATGCAGGAAAAGAAGGATATCCATTATCAAATCCTAAAGATCCAAGACACTTTGCAGATCTTTTTGGAAAATGTAAAACAGTAAAATCTCTGTCTAACAATTGGGCAGGAAGTGGATATGGTGAAGATTTAGAAAAAATGATGAAAGATATAATGAGTAAATAG